The Streptomyces camelliae genome window below encodes:
- a CDS encoding GNAT family N-acetyltransferase gives MTGIVPETIRRGRLELLPLSVRHAEEMAAALSDPALHTFIGGAPDTAQTLRTRYERLVAGSPDPAVTWCNWVIRLRDAACLTGTVQATVTVGAHGRVAEIAWVVGTPWQRRGFATEAAGALVTWLAERGVRTVVAHIHPDHQASAAVATAVGLAPTGQWHDGERRWLLNVH, from the coding sequence TTGACCGGTATCGTTCCCGAGACCATCCGCAGGGGACGGCTGGAGCTGCTGCCCTTGTCCGTCCGGCACGCCGAAGAGATGGCCGCGGCACTGTCCGACCCCGCCCTGCATACGTTCATCGGAGGGGCCCCGGACACCGCGCAAACGCTCCGTACCCGCTACGAACGCCTGGTCGCGGGCTCACCCGATCCCGCCGTCACCTGGTGCAACTGGGTCATACGGCTCCGCGACGCGGCGTGCCTGACCGGCACGGTCCAGGCGACGGTCACCGTGGGTGCCCATGGACGGGTGGCGGAGATCGCCTGGGTCGTGGGAACTCCCTGGCAGCGGCGGGGATTTGCCACCGAAGCGGCCGGGGCCCTGGTCACATGGCTGGCAGAGCGAGGCGTGCGAACGGTCGTCGCCCACATCCACCCCGATCACCAGGCGTCCGCCGCTGTCGCCACCGCCGTCGGCCTCGCCCCCACCGGTCAATGGCACGACGGAGAGAGAAGGTGGCTGCTGAACGTCCACTGA
- a CDS encoding DUF1330 domain-containing protein, with product MPAYGFAHLRSRRQHPEILEYLERIQATLDPFQGRFVIHGPPTEVVEGNWPGSMVLIEFPDLARARAWYASPEYQRILRLRTDHIEGDVLLIEGVGPAYDPRERAEKLRAQAETDV from the coding sequence GTGCCTGCTTATGGTTTCGCGCATCTGCGCAGCCGTCGTCAGCACCCCGAGATCCTGGAGTACCTGGAGCGGATCCAGGCCACCCTCGATCCCTTCCAGGGACGCTTCGTCATCCACGGCCCGCCGACCGAGGTGGTGGAGGGAAACTGGCCGGGCAGCATGGTGCTGATCGAGTTCCCGGACCTGGCCAGGGCCCGCGCGTGGTACGCCTCCCCCGAGTACCAGCGGATCCTCAGGCTGCGGACGGACCACATCGAGGGGGACGTACTCCTGATCGAGGGCGTCGGACCGGCGTACGACCCGCGGGAGCGGGCGGAGAAGCTCCGGGCGCAG